The Candidatus Margulisiibacteriota bacterium DNA segment CGCGCTCAAAACCGGTTTTATTTCGAAATGAAGGGTTTTAATTTTACGCATAAGAGCGGGTATTTCCTTTAAAGGCACTTTTTGAGCGGTTTTTACCGGGATTTGTTCTATACCGTTTGCTGTATTTAGTTTTACGCTGGTGGTAATTATTCTTTTCGGAGTAATGATCTCATCAAGGCAAAAGTCTATACCACGTTTGCATTTGGCGCCCGTTACCCGGCCATTTTCTACCCGGCACTCGCAGGAATTGGGACAAACAATACAGATTATTTTGTTATCAGTAATGATTTACTCCTTCTTTGTCAGCTATTTTTTTGCCCAGTTCTTCAGCCTCTTTTGTAGCTTTATCAGCCAGATCATGGATATAAGCCGCATTACCGATTACAAAAAGGTTTTCATCGGGTTCCAGCCCTGCATCAACAAGCAGATCCTTTTCTGGAATAAGACCAACTGAAAAGAGGATGGTATCACAAGCCAGACTTTTTTCTGTTCCGTTTTGACGATCAATAAAACGAATACCTTCAACCCGGTTTTTTCCTGCTATCTCCAGAAGTTCATGTTCGCATAGCAAAGGAATATTGAAATCATCAAGGCACTGAATCTTGTTCCTGATAAGCCCGGACAAGTTTTTGTTTATTTCCAGCACAGCCAGGACTTTCGCTCCTTCCAACGTCAGTCGTCGCGCCATGATCAGCCCGATATCGCCGGACCCGACAAGCACAACCTTTTTGCCCGGCAGCAAACCATGCAGGTTAATCATTTCCTGGGCAAGACCGGCTGTAAAAATACCGGCCGGCCTGGTACCCGGAACAGTAAGCATCTCGCGGGTCC contains these protein-coding regions:
- a CDS encoding DUF1667 domain-containing protein; amino-acid sequence: MDFCLDEIITPKRIITTSVKLNTANGIEQIPVKTAQKVPLKEIPALMRKIKTLHFEIKPVLSAIIENKELLGDISLIVTGE
- a CDS encoding FAD-dependent oxidoreductase — its product is MLSYNLIVIGGGPAGMAVAYSAYQAGLKKILLIERQAKLGGILNQCIHIGFGLHYFKEELTGTEYAARYRKLLLEADIEIVTSSFVVKVESPNIVTYINRSGEFSAQGKYLVLATGCRERTREMLTVPGTRPAGIFTAGLAQEMINLHGLLPGKKVVLVGSGDIGLIMARRLTLEGAKVLAVLEINKNLSGLIRNKIQCLDDFNIPLLCEHELLEIAGKNRVEGIRFIDRQNGTEKSLACDTILFSVGLIPEKDLLVDAGLEPDENLFVIGNAAYIHDLADKATKEAEELGKKIADKEGVNHY